CAATCAAACCTTGTTGAACACTATTCAGTTTCCTTGGCGTTTTTTTACAATAGTAACCTTATGTATGTGTTGGTTAGTCAGTGACCAGCTGGATGTTTTGCTTCCACAAAAAAAATGGGTTCAACGAATGACTCTGCCTTTAATTGGACTAGTGCTGATTGTTTCCAGTCTTTTTTATCAGTCAGGCTTAAAAACGACGGTCTTGGAAAAAGAGCGAATAGTTCCCTATTCATTCTTCTCTGAATTAAATCCAGAAGTCTTGGGTTATGGCCGTGAATATTTGCCCAGTGGGTTTAAATATATGATGGATCCTCATGGCTTGATCATTGAACCGCCGACGACTAAGGTAAGTAATCTGAGCCGGACTTACAATGTAATGACTTTGGATTTTCAAGAAGCTGAAAAAACCAGACTACTCTTTCCAATTATTTATTATAAAGGGTACCAAGTAGAAGTAGAAGGTCAGGCCACGGTCAGTAAAATCAACAAAAGCACGATTCCATATGGCTTTTGTGAAGTTGAGGTGACGGGAACGGGGCGTCTAACTTTTTGGTATGAAGGAACACTGGTGCAAAAAATTTCTGCAGGAGTCTCCTTGATTTCAGCCGTGCTCTTATTGTGTTATATCCTCCTGACAAATGGAAATAACACAGAGTGGAAAAAAATTAAAGCGCGAATCAAGACAAAGGACTAGAAAAATCTCAGACTATAGATGGATGTATCTCTCAAGAATAAAAAGTACAATGAAACAGTAGAGAAATGACAAAGAGGAACAGCCACTAAATAAAAGTCGAAAGAGATTGGGGAAATGAATCATGAAGCGTTTATATAAAACAGTAGTATTTGAGATGAGTTTGTATTATGGGTTACTGGCGATCGTTCTGCCATTGATTTATGCTGTGACCTATCATATATCATTTATGTCCGTATTTAACTTAGAATGGCTTGCTGTGACGTTATTTATATACCCAATCGTGCTAGTTATATCAATGATTCGTTATGGCTATTATCGAGTAAGAAAAACGAGTCACTTTTAATCGAAAAGGATCAGAACATTCAACTAAAAAGGAATGTTCTGATCCTTTTTTTACTGTTTATAAAGGGTCATTATTTGTAATTTGCGAACGGGTGCTATAATCATTCGAGAATGCGTTTATATACGTATTTTAATAAAAAACGTATATATATAATTAAAATGTGATTTAAACGGTTTTTTCATTGTTGTTACACACTTTCATTTAATTTTTTTTCGTTTTAAATTATTCGAAATAGTTATCAGTATTGTAAACTTAATAAAATGTAAAAAATATGGTGATTCCACCAATTTTATTTGTTATTATTAGGGAGGAAAAAGGAGGTGAAATAATGAAAAAATTTGTTGTTATTTTAGGTTTAGTTTCTCTTTTTGGTTTAGGTAATTTAGCTTTATTACCAAGTCAAGCACAAGCTGCTGTGACTGTTTCTGAAACTGTTCCTGCTCAACGTGGTCAATATTTTTCTGCAAATGACGTGAAAAATAGTAGAGCAATTAATTCCGAATTAGCGTTATTAAAACTAACTAAAAAGAATGCTAACTTTGATTTAGTTGTCGGTGAAGTTGACTTCTTTGGCGGAACTGGTTTTAAAAATTTTGAAAAAGCTGAGTTAGAAGCAGTTGTTATGCCTGGAATCCCTGGATATACAGGATACTACACTGTGGAAAATTACAAAGTTTCAAAAGGAAAATGGTTCATGTTTGCTTATGTAGACAAAAAAGGTACGATTAAGGATTACTTCTTCTTAACTCCTGAGAGATAAGTTGAACAAATGCTTGGAAGAGTAGTCAGAGCAATCTGATTATTCTTCCTTTTTTAGGTATTGACATTGAAACGATAGAAGAGCACATCAACTTTGCGCGGATGTGCTCTTCTATCGTTTATAATGTTAATTGTTCCATATTAAATGCGTCAGTCATGGCTTGTGTAGCTTTTTTCATCGGAGTCACAGATTCTAATTCTCCTTGAACTGCGATCCGGGTTGTGGCATACATATCCCCACAAGTGATCAACGTAATCATTTTTTTACCGGGAACATCATCAATCAACTCCACACGTGAAGGATCGATTTTTTCTACGTAAGTGATTTTATATGTATAAACATTCGTTAAATCAGTTGTGTAAATCAATTCTCCTGGTTTTGAATATTCAAGCGGTGAAAACAATGAAATCATATCCTGGACACGATGACTTGCAAGAGCGTAATTCCCTTTGCCCATTTCTTGGTCAGGTTTCATCGTTCCAGCCCCTGTTAGTAAAACAACATTATCCAGTCCTCTGAAAATCGGTAAATTGATTTTTACATCGGGCAGTGCTACAGCACCTACTACGGGTAAATTTTTGTTCGCTAGCTGCGCTTTGAGCACGGCTTCTGTACTTAATGATTCAACTGCTGCAAAATCAAATGTTGTATCTGTTTGATTGTTTTTTTCGATGTCCTCAGGGGTTAACTTTTCAACAGCATATGCTTTTCCATTTTGCTGGATCAACAGGTTTCTGATTTGTGTATTGAAGACAAGAGCTAAACCAACAACTAACAATAAGAATAGGAAGATGTTTATCAGCCAATTTCTTTTTCGGGATTTTTTCTTTTTGGGGCGGTCTGTTCTGGTGGCCATATTCTCCCTCCTTTTTATCCTAGTGTATCATAAATTGTTTTGAAACCCTAGCTTAAAATCTTTAGGTTTTTCTAAATATTGTTTTTAAAAAGGAACCTTAAAAAAAATGCGAAATAAGGCTTTGTGTTCTTGTCGTCAAGAAATGGCAAAGTTAAAAAGTCATTGCTTTTTAACTCTTTGTAACTGAATCTTAAAATAAAAGACACAAGCTTTTCTTTTCGAAATATTGTAGAATAGAGTAGAAGACAATTAATGGGGGTGATAGAACAAATGTTGGATTTGATTTATGTACATATTGATATGACAAGTAATGCAGTATTATCAAAAGGGATCACACATACAGACTTTACTCGCTCCATTGTTCATCACCCTAAAAACTTACTATTACTGAACCCTTCTGCTGAGGAAGGGGAATACGATATGCACAGCGGATTGAAAATTATTCGCGGACAAGAAAATGTTGATCAATATTTTTCTACTACTGAACGTCGTAGAACCAATGAAGAAATCAAATGGATCGATTTTTCAGACGTTACGATGCTCAAGGAATTAACACCACTGGAAATTTCAGAGCTGCTTTATTTTGGGCACATGAAAACAAGTTTGCATTCACCATTCTTTTACAAACTACAAAATGATTTCGTCTTTTTTGAGTTTGTGGATCATATGACGCGCGTTTATTATCGTTATATTGACGAATTTTATCGGATTCTGGCAGATAAAATCACCCGTGTGATTTTAGAAAAAGTCAACGATCGGAAAACATTCTTCAAAAGAGGGGTTTCAGTTGAGAAGCTGGATGGAGAGTTGTTAAAAGAAATGAAGCCGATTTTACAAGAAGGGATTGTTTTTTGTTTCGATCAGATGGACGTTAAAGGCAAAGAATATCATATCCCAATTCACATTGTGGAAGATTCTTTATGGAAAACAAAAAACTTTGCTTATCGAAATGAACCAGTGGTTGCGATCTTGATTTATAATACAGCGAAACGCACATGGCGTTTGATTCAGGAAGATGAATTTGGCTTTACTGATTTACCAAGGCATGCCTAATAATAGAAGAAAGCAACTGATTGAGATATAACTCGTAGCGTTATATCTCAATCAGTTGCTTTTTTATTTTTAAATATTTTTTTGTAATCTTAAGCGCTTGGCAATTTTTTCAATGAGAAAAAGTGCTGGCAGTTGTGAAGTAAGTTCGATTGTTTTGTCATGGTTATCACTCGTTTTATAAATGGTTTCCCGATTGATGGTATAAGGAATATTTAAGTCGGACATGCGGCTGATGGTCGAACTATCACTGTTGGTAATAGAAATAATCGAGCATTTTTTTGTATTTAAACGTTTAATATAATGAATAATTTCTTTGGTTTCGCCAGTTACAGATAATGCGATGACACAGGTTCGAGCTAGGATGTCATCGGGAAACCATTCAATCGGGTAGTTCGAAGGATCTTCAATGCGCAAGGCTGTTTGCGATAAATTGGTAAAATAAAGCGAACCGTAAGCCGCAATGGGTTCAGAGGAGCCTGAGCCAAGAAAAAGTACCAAACCTTTATCTGATAATAGCTCAACGGCTTGCTTGATTTTATTATCAAGGAAGGGCTCATTGATTCGTTCCAGAAAATGGATATGTTGTGTTTCATCTACATCCGCGATTTGGGCTTGATTGATAGAGTCATAATATAATTGAAGCTTGACTTTAAATTCAGAAAAACCGTTGCATTCGAATTTGTGACAAAAACGTAAAATGCTGGCGGTACTAGTGTGTGTTTCATCTGCTAAATCTCTGATTCGCATGTACGTGACAATCTTCAAATGATTGGCAATATAGTGATAAATCTCATACTCTAAAGGATTTAAATCAGGAACATAGTCTAAAAAAAGCATCGTGTCCTCCTTCTAGTTACAAACTGTGACAAAATTGTGAGAAATGACAAAAGATGTTACTTATCACAAAGGAATGAAAGCGCATAACAAAACGTTATAATCAATGCTATACTCCAATTATAAATTGTGAAAGCGTAATCTGCAAGGTGGTAGGATAAGAAATATTCAACACTTGCTGCGTGTTCAAATTTAGATTAAGAAGTGGAGGAACGATGGATGAATAGAACATTTCCAAAGACATTTTTCTGGGGGGCAGCCTCTAGTGCAACGCAAGCGGAAGGGCGAAAAATTGGGGACGGTAAAGGAGAAAACATCTGGGATTATGCGTCAAAAGAATACAATCATCGTTTTTATGATGGCGTTACGACAGAAACTACCTCTTTATTTTATCGTGATTATCAACAGGATATTCAAAAAATGCAGGATATTTCTTTTAACTCATTTCGAACATCGTTGTCTTGGTCACGTTTGATACCGAATGGCACAGGGGCAGTCAATCCTGAGGCAGTCGCTTTTTACAATGACATGATCAATAAATTGATTGCTAAAGGCGTCGAACCGTTTATCAATTTGTATCATTTCGATATTCCAATGGTGCTTCAAGAGAGAGGAGGATTTGAGAATAAAGAGGTGATCGATGCATACAAACAATATGCGAAAACATGCTTTGAGTTATTTGGGGATCGAGTGAAGTATTGGTTTACCTTCAATGAGCCGATGATTCCAGCCGAAGCTGGCTATCTGCATGATCGACATTATCCATATGTTGTTGATTTTAAACGAGCAGCGACTGTCTTACACAATATTATTTTGGCGCATTGCGAAGCGGTTGCTGTCTATCGGAAAATGAATTTATCTGGAAAAATCGGGATCATCATGGATGTGATACCTGTGTATCCTCGCAGTCAAAATCCAGCAGATCTCTATGCGGCTGAAATGGCCGATTTGTTTTATACAAAAAGTGTTAATGACGCTATTTTGAAAGGAAAATATCCGGAACGCTTAAAGGACGTTTTAACAGAATATAATCAAGTGCCAGAAGTGACTGACGCTGATTTAAAACTGATTGCCTCCACAAGCATTGATTTATTAGGAATCAATTATTATCGTCCAAGAAGAGTCAAGGCTAAGGAGTGCGTGCCTAATCCGCAAGGCGTTTTTTCACCGGAATGGTTCTTTGATGAATATGTGATGCCAGGTAGACGAATGAACACCTCTCGTGGCATTGAAATTTATCCTAAAGGAATTTATGATATTGCGAAAAAAATTCAGACAGAATACGGCAATATTGATTGGTTTGTTTCTGAAAATGGGATTGGCATCGAAGGCGAAGAAGCCTTTATTGAAGATGGCATGGTTCAAGATGATTATCGCATCGATTTTTTGAAAGAGCATTTGACGTATTTAAATCAAGCGATGAGTGAAGGAAGTAATTGTTTAGGCTATCATATGTGGACCTTTGTGGATTGTTGGTCGTGGGGCAATGCGTACAAGAATCGCTATGGCTTTTATCGAATGGATCTGGCGACAGGTGCAAAAACAATAAAAAAATCTGGTTTATGGTTTAAAGAGTTGATTGAAAATAATGGATTTGATTAAAGAAAGGATGAGTGATTCTTATGATGAAAACGCTGGATAATTTAGCGATGAAACTATTGCCGATCGCAAATGCGATCGGTAATCAGAGGCATCTACAAGCAATTAGAAATGGTCTGATCTCGATTCTGCCCTTAACGATTGTGGGCTCGTTTTTCACGATTTTGTTGAATCTGCCAATTCCCGGATATTCTGAAATGATTGCGCCTTACTTAGCGGCTTTAGATGTTCCGTTTCGTTTTACGGTTGGGTTGATGTCATTGTATGCGGCATTTACGATCGGTTCATTTCTTGGCAATACGTATAAATTAGATAAGATCACCAGCGGCTTTCTTTCGATGCTGGCGACACTTTTGATGGTCATGCCAGTCAATCTTCAAGAAGGTGTCGATGTCGCTGGAAATGCAGTCGCAGGCGGTCATTATATTCCGATTACACCACTAGGCTCACAAGGATTATTTGGCGCGATCGTGGCGGCGCTGATTTCTGTTGAAATTTATCGTTTTACAAAGGAAAAAAAGCTGGAGATCAAGATGCCTGATGGCGTTCCTCCTGTTGTTGGTGAGTCATTTGCAGCGTTACTGCCGACGCTGTTAGTGATCTTGGTCTTCTGGATCCCTCGTCATTTCTTTAACTTTAATTTAAATGACCTGTTAAGTGTGGCAATTTCACCTTTGAAAGTCTTTTTGACCGGAAATAATATTTTTGGCGGTATTATTACGCAATTTATGATTTGTTTATTCTGGGCTTTAGGGATTCATGGACATGCTGTTTTAGGACCGATCATTCGTCCGTTTTGGGATCAAGCGATCATCGAAAATGCGGAGCTGTTTCAAAATGGAACGAGTGCGTTTCAGTTACCGAATATTTTTACAGAGCAATTTTATCAATGGTATGCGCAAATGGGTGGAACTGGCGCAACGTTAGCACTTGTTTTCTTGTTCTTATTCTCTAAATCAAAATATTTGAAGCAATTAGGGAAGTTATCGATTTTACCCGGCATTTTTAATATCAATGAACCTGTGATTTTTGGAGCACCGATCGTGATGAATCCATTGCTGGCAATTCCGTTTATCACGGTTCCAATCGTGAATACAATTTTGGTTTATATCGTGACAGCACTAGGCTGGATGCCTAAAATGATGGTCAAGCCGCCGTTTTCGATCCCAGCACCTTTGGGAGCGTTGATTACTTCTAATTGGAACTGGGTAGCGTGTGTGATGGTTTTTGTCTGTTTTGCTGTATCACTGGCAATTTATTATCCATTCTTCAAGATGTTCGAAAAAATTCAAGTAGAGCAAGAGCAACAAGGTGAATCAGGTGCACCAAGTGAAGGAATGTAACGCAAGTATCGGAGGGCGAGTAGATGGTTTACGTTATTAGCGGTGGTATCATATTTGGTACACATTATTTATTAAAAGAAAATCAGTGGTTGCTTAAAAATAAGCTTTGGCAATTGATTTTGGGCGCTATTTTGATCGTGGGTGTTGCGATTATAGTAAGTACTTGGATCGGTTCGTTGTTTCCTGTGATTGGCGCAACGTTAGTATGTTCGACAATGCTTCAAATTAAATACACGCATCAAATGGCGAGCCAACGGTTAGCATAGAAAATGTTTATTTTCGGAGAAGCTGGTCTGATTCCTTTTATATGATAGAATTAGGATATATTAGTCAAGGAGAATGATTTCAAGATGAATAGATATATATCATTGCTAAGAGGAATCAATGTAAGTGGAAAAAATAAGATATCCATGCCCCAATTAAAAATAACTTTTGAGGAACTTGGTTTTTCTAATGTTTCTACCTATATCAATAGTGGGAATGTGCTCTTTAATAGTGAACGTACAGACAAAAACGAGCTAGTGATAATAATAAAAAAAGCAATACAAGATGATTTTCAGTTGGAGCTACCCGTAGTAGTCGTAACTTCAGAAGAACTTCAAGATACTTTTAAGAATGCACCTGACTGGTGGAATACGGCTAACAAAGAAGTCTACCATAATACAATTTTTATGGTTTCACCGACTACTGTAGAGGAAGTAGTCGAAGTGATGGGAGAACTCAAACCAGAATATGAGAAAATCCATTTATATAATGATGTTATATTTTGGTCTGCTGATCTGAAAAATTTTTCTAAAACAAGATGGTCTAAGCTTGCAAGTTCATCGGTAAATAATAAAGTAACGGTCAGAAATGCCAATACAGTCAAGAAACTTATTGAGTTGGCGAAGACTTGATTTTTCTATTTTTAAGCCTAGATCATTTTTATTACTGTTCATTAAAATAAGAAACCCGAAGCAAAACTGATTGTTAGTTTTGTTTCGGGTCCTTTTTTTCTTCTATTTCATTTTCCTTATCTTTCAATGCATCTTCAATTTCTTTATGCAAGAAATAAGAGATCACTGTTCGGATTACAACTAAAATAGCTAGTTTTAAGATATCTTGAAAAGTTGGTTTAATGATCGATTCAATGATGTCTGCGGCAATCAGTATTTCCAAGCTTAGTAGAATATAGCTGCCTAAAAAACTTTTAATAAAGTTATTCTGCCGAGCCATGACAATACGATTTCGATCCGTGCGCTCACTTTTCAAAAAATCGATCCCCGCCATAATAACGCCCCAAATCAACACAACAATGGAAAAAATATTCAACGCCAAAATGAAGAGATCAAAAAAAGGAATTAGATTATCCATGATGTTTTGAGCTAAATCATGCATTTAGTAGGCCTCCTTTGGTTGTAGTTTGATGAGTTTATCGCAGTTCTTAGGCTACTGGATTGATTTTTTTTGCAGAAACTAACAACATCATTGGTCTGCGAAGTTCTTGCCGCATCTCAGCGTTTGCTTCCAACATTTCAGGAGCAGGCATAGGTTCCACCAAACGCATAAGTTGAAAACCGTTTGTTAATAGTCCATCTAAATAGGTCGTTAAGGTTTTATGGTACTTCATCACCGTTTCACCTAAGAAAGTTGTTTCGCGAATACTTTCATCAAAGTAGCGGTCAACGGGCCAATAGATTGGTTCGCCTTTTTGATCGTAGATCCAGTCTTGTGTTCCTTTCGCTGTAAAAATTGGATGCTCTGTTGAAAAGACAAAGACACCGCCAGTATTTAAACAATGATTGACCTTTTGTGCGATTTCATTAAATGAAGAAACGTAATGAAGTGCTAAAGAACTGATGACAATATCAAATGTTTCATTTAGACCATTAATTTCTTCCATGCCCATTAAATGATAACTAATTTTTGGAGAATCCGTCATTTCTTTAGCTTTCTCGATCATTTTTTCAGATAAGTCGATCCCAATGACCTTTTCAGCACCATGTTCAACTGCATAACGACAATGCCAACCATAGCCGCAACCAAGGTCTAAAACGCTTTTTCCCTTGAAATCAGGCAGCAGTTTTTTTAGCTCATGCCATTCACCGGCACCTTCAAGACCTTTTCTAGAACGATCCATTTGGCTATATGCCTCGAAAAAGTGTGGGTTATCGTATTCGTTTTTCATCGTCTATCTCCTTTTAATGAGCATGCTTTCTCTGTCATTTATTGTATCAGATTGCTAGGAGAATACCCATAAAAGAGCATTTAAATAAAGTGATTGGGGCACAACTCTGCGAGTCATCTCTCAATCACACGGAATCCGTAAAGAGGTTTCTGTCCTAACCTCTTTACAGGAAAATATGACCACAATCTTTTAGTACAAGGACGGCTTTTTCTTTATCTTTGTTTTTGATTAAAAGATAGTCCGTATTATAAGTAGATAAAGCAAAAATTGAGATCTGATTCTCGGCTAAAGGATTGGCTAATTGTGTTAAAATGCCAACTAAAGAAAAGTCCAATTCGCCCATGACTTGAATAATTACCCAATCGTCATCAACAGAAAGCGCTTGTTCTGTTGATAGTGTGTTGGCCGGTACAATGATTGAGCACTCGTTCTCTGTGTAAGTAATACTTTTAAAGGCTTTTATCTCATGAAATAGCATAGGGATTTCGGAATGTGCGGGGAATTTCATGATTGCATAGTTTATTTTATCTAGTAGTTTTAGTTGCATAGCATTTCCTCCTGGAATCAAATTGGAATCTGTAAATACACTTGAGATCCGTAAGTTAGTGAGTCATTTCCAGTATCTTTAAAACCAGCTTCTAAACGTAGAGCTTGTGTAAATGCTTTGTCTTCATTCACAACAATTATAAGTTGATCGATCATTGAAAAGTGCTGGCGAATGAAGGACGGTAGTAATTCAACAGCTTGTTTGATATAGCCATTTCTTAAATGGCGGTAGTCAGTAGAAAGATCCTGCACCAATAAGCTACTGTTATTATCAGAGTAAGGACTGCCCTCTGTTGCTTCAAAAAGTGTCATAAACGCAACTAAGTACTCACCTTCAAATACGAGAACAGCGTGCCGTTTGGGGTCTTTTTTGGTTAAAGTTAACGCTATTTTTGGTTCACGGACATAGCGAAGTTTTTTTTCTGACAAGCAATAATTATCGATAGCTGTTTGGTGTGTGTCATCATACATTGCTAGATACATGGTGTCTCCTCCTGCCTCGTTTGACGTGTATATGTGAACTGAAAAATAACAAATCATTGATGTTTGTAGTATAACTTGTTTGAAACCTCCTGTGCAGTGACTTTACCGTTTTTTTTATTGGTGTGAAAAGAC
The Enterococcus silesiacus DNA segment above includes these coding regions:
- a CDS encoding SAM-dependent methyltransferase, which gives rise to MKNEYDNPHFFEAYSQMDRSRKGLEGAGEWHELKKLLPDFKGKSVLDLGCGYGWHCRYAVEHGAEKVIGIDLSEKMIEKAKEMTDSPKISYHLMGMEEINGLNETFDIVISSLALHYVSSFNEIAQKVNHCLNTGGVFVFSTEHPIFTAKGTQDWIYDQKGEPIYWPVDRYFDESIRETTFLGETVMKYHKTLTTYLDGLLTNGFQLMRLVEPMPAPEMLEANAEMRQELRRPMMLLVSAKKINPVA
- a CDS encoding PTS cellbiose transporter subunit IIC — translated: MKTLDNLAMKLLPIANAIGNQRHLQAIRNGLISILPLTIVGSFFTILLNLPIPGYSEMIAPYLAALDVPFRFTVGLMSLYAAFTIGSFLGNTYKLDKITSGFLSMLATLLMVMPVNLQEGVDVAGNAVAGGHYIPITPLGSQGLFGAIVAALISVEIYRFTKEKKLEIKMPDGVPPVVGESFAALLPTLLVILVFWIPRHFFNFNLNDLLSVAISPLKVFLTGNNIFGGIITQFMICLFWALGIHGHAVLGPIIRPFWDQAIIENAELFQNGTSAFQLPNIFTEQFYQWYAQMGGTGATLALVFLFLFSKSKYLKQLGKLSILPGIFNINEPVIFGAPIVMNPLLAIPFITVPIVNTILVYIVTALGWMPKMMVKPPFSIPAPLGALITSNWNWVACVMVFVCFAVSLAIYYPFFKMFEKIQVEQEQQGESGAPSEGM
- a CDS encoding GNAT family acetyltransferase: MYLAMYDDTHQTAIDNYCLSEKKLRYVREPKIALTLTKKDPKRHAVLVFEGEYLVAFMTLFEATEGSPYSDNNSSLLVQDLSTDYRHLRNGYIKQAVELLPSFIRQHFSMIDQLIIVVNEDKAFTQALRLEAGFKDTGNDSLTYGSQVYLQIPI
- a CDS encoding RpiR family transcriptional regulator — encoded protein: MLFLDYVPDLNPLEYEIYHYIANHLKIVTYMRIRDLADETHTSTASILRFCHKFECNGFSEFKVKLQLYYDSINQAQIADVDETQHIHFLERINEPFLDNKIKQAVELLSDKGLVLFLGSGSSEPIAAYGSLYFTNLSQTALRIEDPSNYPIEWFPDDILARTCVIALSVTGETKEIIHYIKRLNTKKCSIISITNSDSSTISRMSDLNIPYTINRETIYKTSDNHDKTIELTSQLPALFLIEKIAKRLRLQKNI
- a CDS encoding 6-phospho-beta-glucosidase produces the protein MNRTFPKTFFWGAASSATQAEGRKIGDGKGENIWDYASKEYNHRFYDGVTTETTSLFYRDYQQDIQKMQDISFNSFRTSLSWSRLIPNGTGAVNPEAVAFYNDMINKLIAKGVEPFINLYHFDIPMVLQERGGFENKEVIDAYKQYAKTCFELFGDRVKYWFTFNEPMIPAEAGYLHDRHYPYVVDFKRAATVLHNIILAHCEAVAVYRKMNLSGKIGIIMDVIPVYPRSQNPADLYAAEMADLFYTKSVNDAILKGKYPERLKDVLTEYNQVPEVTDADLKLIASTSIDLLGINYYRPRRVKAKECVPNPQGVFSPEWFFDEYVMPGRRMNTSRGIEIYPKGIYDIAKKIQTEYGNIDWFVSENGIGIEGEEAFIEDGMVQDDYRIDFLKEHLTYLNQAMSEGSNCLGYHMWTFVDCWSWGNAYKNRYGFYRMDLATGAKTIKKSGLWFKELIENNGFD
- a CDS encoding sortase; protein product: MATRTDRPKKKKSRKRNWLINIFLFLLLVVGLALVFNTQIRNLLIQQNGKAYAVEKLTPEDIEKNNQTDTTFDFAAVESLSTEAVLKAQLANKNLPVVGAVALPDVKINLPIFRGLDNVVLLTGAGTMKPDQEMGKGNYALASHRVQDMISLFSPLEYSKPGELIYTTDLTNVYTYKITYVEKIDPSRVELIDDVPGKKMITLITCGDMYATTRIAVQGELESVTPMKKATQAMTDAFNMEQLTL